The following coding sequences lie in one Spinacia oleracea cultivar Varoflay chromosome 1, BTI_SOV_V1, whole genome shotgun sequence genomic window:
- the LOC110780164 gene encoding uncharacterized protein yields MKTWGAKVHPSPSELTEAGRRILQSDPLSPGSLGITIKEAVEAVIGEECIKQMTTFGETPDVIIGCTGGGCNFGELCFPFIREKLIGKMNLLKRSIEPTACPSLAKGVFSYGSGDPTGMTPLLKMHTLGHDFIPDPIHAGGLLYHGMTPLISHAYELGLMEAVAILQTECFQAYVSKTKKTMHCKYSSHERKFIWYN; encoded by the exons ATGAAAACTTGGGGTGCCAAGGTTCACCCATCACCATCTGAGTTAACTGAGGCAGGCCGTAGAATTCTCCAATCAGATCCTTTGAGCCCTGGTAGTCTAGGAATAACAATAAAGGAAGCTGTAGAG GCTGTTATAGGAGAGGAATGCATAAAGCAGATGACAACATTTGGTGAGACCCCCGATGTGATTATTGGGTGTACTGGTGGAGGGTGCAACTTTGGAGAGTTGTGTTTCCCTTTTATTAGAGAAAAGCTGATTGGTAAAATGAATCTTCTCAAAAGATCTATTGAGCCTACTGCTTGTCCTTCCCTGGCCAAAGGCGTTTTTTCTTATGGCTCTGGGGATCCGACTGGGATGACTCCATTGTTGAAGATGCATACCCTTGGTCATGATTTCATTCCAGATCCTATCCATGCTG GTGGACTGCTTTACCATGGTATGACACCACTGATTTCACATGCATATGAATTGGGTTTGATGGAAGCAGTGGCAATCCTGCAAACTGAATGCTTCCAAG CTTATGtttccaaaacaaagaaaacaatGCATTGCAAGTATAGTTCCCATGAAAGAAAATTTATCTGGTACAACTGA